The genomic segment GGGTGCTCACATCAATCACTACAGTCACTACTGTGTTGACCACACCTACATGAATCTGTCCTCACTGTAAACAAAGGTTTTGAAACAATGTCAGACATGAGACAAAAGAGAACATCTTTGGAAGTTCCTCCCCCGAACCTGAATGTTCTTATAAcgacgcacacgctcacactctgCACTCTTGGACAAACCTGCAGAGGTACGTGAAcactcactttgtttttcacctTAACAATCTGCTTTTTAGAAGTAAATATCATCTTAACTGTACGTATATGGATCTGACGCTGGACTGACGGAACGTTTACTCTTACGCCTTCTGTGAAATACTGACTTCCTGGTTTATAGAAGCAGATGGATCCTGGCGTCTTCAGGCCGGAAACAGCACAAATCTGAACCCAGTTAACGCCGagtgagaagctgcagcagaacagGGACTTTTCTCAGAATATGTTATTAGATTAAATGTAACATTCACTGGCATGAAGGAGAATGTCACTGAGAAGAGCTCAAGGTCCAACAGTccttgaattcaatcaagctgcagaGACTAACTCACAAACACTCCTTGAATCTCCTTGACTGAGCTCAAGGCCTGCTGGCGTTGGCAGAGGTGTGAGTGCGACTCCGTgaccttcagtgtttttgtcgCCACGGACAGTTCGTTTGTTAAACTGCAAATAGTTGAAACTGTAACTTTAAATGTTGTCAAGCATCATTGAATCATTTcttaattttcagtttttcgcTTTTCGTTTCTTTGCAGCAAATCCTCCTGAAGTCTTTTCACAGTAATCAACTACAGAGCTGCTTCCAATGGGCTGAAGACGACCTCGAGCTGCCCTTTGGGGCAGTTCGGCTCGGACCTTCTGAGCCTGCGCCAGTTAGTTGTAGAAGCTACGTCATGTACCACGGGACCACCAGGGAGAAGGCGTGGTCCATCCAGGCCACAGGTTTTCGTCAGTCTGCAGGTGGGATGCTCGGCTGCGGCGTCTACCTCAGCAGAGACCTGGAGAAAGCGAGTCGTTATCCCCTTCGTCACCCTGAGAGTGACAGGGTCGTCATTAAGGTCGTGGTCAATGTGGGAAATGTGGTCGCCATCAACCACCAGGGTCACCCACTTCAGAAGAGCTGGCATGACCACGGATACGACACCGCCTGGGTGCCACCCAACTGTGGGATGGTGAAGAGCGGAGCGGAGGAGAATTGTGTCTGGAATCACAAACGAATCCAGATCATTGCGACCATCCAACCAACCCCAGTCTCTAACTCGGGTTGGTATGGTAATATGAGGCCAATGTAATCTGTATGTTCCAATGTATTGTTGTatgtttggataaaaaaaaggcattcatTCTGCTACTATGTCACTTTAACCAGCAAAATAAATGCCTAAAAACAAAGTGTCATGAGAATGTTTTCATCTCGAGAAATCTGCCTCTGAAACAACCGCTGCCACTTTTATACAGTGGAGGTGAATCACATTTTAAAGAATCAACAATCAAAGGCAGAAGAAAGGCGACCTACCAGTTGTCTGGTTTGACCTTGCAAATGCCTATGGATCAGCCCCACATGAGCTCATTCAAGAAGGACTCGACCACTACTACATCCCAATGGCTATGAAGGACACATCACCAGCTACTTAGGAGGGTCGGTTCACAAACAGCTTGCAGGACCTGCAGAAGGGGATCCCAATAGGGTGCGCCATCTGGCCCATCCTGTCTGTCATGGGTATGAACCTCCTCATCTCAGCAGCAGAACATGTAACTGTTGGAGTGTTGGAGACGGGTTTCGTCCAGCCTGCGCTACGAGGGTTCATGGACGACATCACAATCTATGTGTCTAATGTCCAAGCAAGATGGGCATTGGAAACCCTGGACAATGAAGCCACTTGGGCGAGGATGACCTTCAAAGGAGTATGGGGATCAAGAAGGGAAAGGTTACCAGGCAACTACAGCAAACTCTGACATCAACAGGGGTTGTTATGGTGATAAGCTACATATTTTATCTGTatgttcaaatgtatttttgtaaataaatttCATTTTGCTACAATGTAACTTTGTCAACCCCACCCACTTCAGAAGAGCTGGCATGACCATGTATACAACACCGCCTGGGTGCCACCCAACTGTGGGATGGTGAAGAGAGGGTCGGAAGAGAATCGTGTCTGGAATGCCAAACTGAATCTAGATTATTAAAACCATTTTACCAACTGCAACCAATAATGATGAAGACAATGACTACAACCACAATCACTACGGagaccaaaaaataataataatatctgttTTAACATTGGAAAGTCCCGTAAGTGGGGTGCTCACATCAATCACTACAGTCACTACTGTGTTGACCACACCTACATGAATCTGTCCTCACTGTAAACAAAGGTTTTGAAACAATGTCAGACATGAGACAAAAGAGAACATGTTCAGGAGTTGAAAAATCTGCCTCTGAAACAACTGCTGCCACCTGTATACAAGGAAGGTAATTTAGATTTTGATgaatcaacaataaaaatacataaaaccaacttgtcttttaaagaAGCTTTATCACAGTTGATGTAGACGATCCACAGACTTTACTCTCCGTTTTTATTTCACTCTTTATTCAAATGGTATGTGGATGTGAAAGGTGTTAAGATTCCAAACTCATCTGCCGCTGAACATGAGCATCTGGGAATAACTGTAATATTACTCGGCACCCACCGAGcagtgaaaatgaattaatctGTGTTTTAAGATTGGAAAGTGATCAGATTAATCACTAAAGTCACTACTGTGTTGACCCCTCCCACACGAGGATATCCTGACTGTAAACCAAAGTTATGAAACAATCCCAGACGTGAAACGAAAGGGAAAGACGAGGGTATTAATAGCCGTCCATGTCACCCCTCAATGTggagctgccccccccccccccccccccccccgagcctgAGTGTTCTCAAAAcgacgcacacgctcacactctgCACTCTTGGACAAACCTGCTGAGGTACGTGAACACTCACTTTGTTTTCCcattaaaaatctgttttttttagtgtaaATATCAAATCTAAACTGTACGTATGAGGATTTGACGCTTGTTAGACTTTGTGCTCTGTAACATTTAGTATCGTGAAGTAGAATGTCCCTGAGTAGAGctcaaggcccaacagtccttgATTTCCATCAAGCCGCTgcaaattacacacaaaaactccTTGAATCTCCTTGAATGGGCGATGGTGTATAAAGTACTCACATACTATACTTAAGTAAAAGTTAAGATCTATTACTTGAAAGCTACTCTGGTAAAAATAGAAGTTATCCATGAGAAGATTACTTTAGTAAAAGTCTTAAAGTAGCTTCACATCAAATGTAACAAAATTATTTGTGAGATATTGAAATGTACTTAAGTATCAAAAGCAAAagtgcaaagaaacaaaactgcCATAAATTAAAttcttcaattttatttataatgtcTTGAGTAACagtaaaagttgaaataaatataaaaactcaagtaaagtaTAGATACTCCCAAAATCTAATTAAGTACTCTAACAAGGTACTTGTACTTCGTCACTTTACACCACTGCTGCTGGACGTTGGCTCGACTCTTAATTCTAGTTTAAGAGAGGTTTCGTTTTTGTCGCCACagacaaaaatattgattactTTTATCATTGACCCTCAGACTCCACCACCGTTGTTTTTGGTGATGTGATGTAACATTGTGGACAtttatttaaaggtgacatattatactcatattcaggttcatacttttagtTTGTGTGACCACTTGAAAGGGTTTTACACactttaatgttcagaaaaaggcatcagtgttctcatcctgcccattcctgcagctcctctttgtCCAAAACGCCTATTTtcatttagccccgccccctcctgaTGAACCCCAGTCTAccctgattggccagctggtccagtctgttgtgattagtCAACCgcttttaaaaagttaaagaaatgtcacgccccttcaccagagaagtggaggttctcagattgcaggcggggttacccccaaaagagtccaactgtgacatcacagtgggagagaaatctgaaccagttgttcagagatGCAGCTTGTACGGTTTATAGatgcacacatttatgtgcataaaaactgaaagagTGATTAttgcacaatatgtcacctttaaatgaaaatatttgagaCTACCAAATATTTTCATGTGTCATCTAATCATTTCTTAATTTTatggttttctgtttcttttctttgcttcaaATTCTCCTGAAGTCTTTGTACAGTAGCGAACAACAGAGCTGCTGACGCCGACATGAGCCGCTTCCGATGGGCTGAAGACGACTCTGATCTGCCCTCTGGGGCAGTTCGGCTCGGACATTCTGAGCCTGTTAGTGGTAGAACCTACGTCATGTACCACGGGACCACCAGGGACCATGCCTGGTCCATCCAGGACACGGGTTTTCATCAGTCTGTGGGTGGGATGCTCGGCCGCGGCGTCTACCTCACCAGAGACCTGGAGAAAGCGAGTCGTTATCCCATTGGTCACCCTGAGAGTGACAGGGTCGTCATTAAGGTCGTTGTGAAAGTGGGAAAAGTGGTCGCCATCAACCGCCAGGGTCACCCACTTCAGAAGAGCTGGCATGACCACGGATACAACACCGCCTGGGTGCCACCCAACTGTGGGATGGTGAAGAGCGGAGCGGAGGAGAATTGTGTCTGGAATCCCAAACGAATCCAGATCATTAAACTCATCCGACCAATTTCAACCAATGACGACGATGAGGACGAAGAACAATCTCCATCTTTGTGTGTgaccatgtgaacatgtgaacatgtgagcTCTGCGAGCTGTTTACAATTTATATTGCATGTTCAGATGTCACTGTAACCAACATAAACATTATGGTAAATCTGCGAAGCTGTTTAAACAAAGTGTCATGAGAATATTTTCATCTTGAGCAATCTGCCTCTGAATCAACTGCTGCCACTTTTATACAGTGGAGATGAATCACATTTTGACGaatcaacaataaaaagatttaaaaccaACGTGTCTTTTACAGATCTTTTGTCACAGTTGATGTAGACGATCCACAGACTTtactctgttttcatttcactctttAGTAAAATGGAATGTGGATGTGACAGGTGTTAAGATTCCAAACCCATCTGCCGCTGAACATGAGCATCTGGGAATAACTGTaatattcatcattttctgaAGGTACCCACCGAGTAAATTATATGTTTTAAGACTGGAAAATTCTGAGTCATGTGCTCACATTAATCACTAAAGCCACTACTGTGTTGACCCCTCCCACACGAGGATATCCTGACTGTAAACGAAAGTTATGAAACAATCCCAGACGTGAAACGAAAGTGAAAGACGCCTCACGACAGCGCCTGGGTGCCACCCAACTGTGGAACGCAGAAGAGCGGGTTGGGAGAGAATTGTGTCTGGGATCCCAAACTGAATCTAGATTATTAAAACCATCTTACCAACTTCAACCAATGATGACAAGGACAATGACTACGACCACAGTCACTACGAagaccaaataataataataataataatctgttttaACATTGGAAAGTCCCGTAAATCGGGTGCTCACATCAATCACTACAGTCACTACTGTGTTGACCACACCTACATGAATCTGTCCTCACTGTAAACAAAGGTTTTGAAACAATGTCAGACATGAGACAAAAGAGAACATCTTTGGAAGTTCCTCCCCCGAACCTGAATGTTCTTATAAcgacgcacacgctcacactctgCACTCTTGGACAAACCTGCAGAGGTACGTGAAcactcactttgtttttcacctTAACAATCTGCTTTTTAGAAGTAAATATCATCTTAACTGTACGTATATGGATCTGACGCTGGACTGACGGAACGTTTACTCTTACGCCTTCTGTGAAATACTGACTTCCTGGTTGATAGAAGCAGATGGATCCTGGCGTCTTCAGGCCGGAAACAGCACAAATCTGAACCCAGTTAACGCCGagtgagaagctgcagcagaacagGGACTTTTCTCAGAATATGTTATTAGATTAAATGTAACATTCACTGGCATGAAGGAGAATGTCACTGAGAAGAGCTCAAGGTCCAACAGTccttgaattcaatcaagctgcagaGACTAACTCACAAACACTCCTTGAATCTCCTTGACTGAGCTCAAGGCCTGCTGGCGTTGGCAGAGGTGTGAGTGCGACTCCGTGACCTTCGGTGTTTTTGTCGCCACGGACAGTTCGTTTGTAAAACtgcaaatgtgtaaatatttaatacTATTATCATTGACCCATAGACTCCACCACCgttgtgtttgttgatgtgATGTAACattgttgacatttatttaaatgaaaatatttgagaaGCATCATTgaatcatttcttcattttcagcttttgtttctttgcagcaaaaaaagtcTTTTCACAGTAATGAACTACAGAGCTGCTGCCAACAACATGAACCGCTTCCAATGGGCTGAAGACGACTTTGATCCGCCTGCTGGGGCATTTCGGCTCGGACCCTCTGAGCCTGCGCCAGTTAGTGATAGAACCTACGTCATGTACCACGGGACCACCAGGAAGAACGCTGGATTGATCAAGGCCACAGGTTTTCGTCAGTCTGCAGGTGGGATGCTCGGCCGCGGCGTCTACCTCAGCAGAGACCTGAAGAAAGCGAGCCGTTATCCCATCGATCACCCTGAGAGTGACAGGGTCGTCATTAAGGTCGTGGTCAATGTGGGAAAAGTGGTCGCCATCAACCACCAGGGTCACCCACTTCAGAAGAGCTGGCATGACCACGGATACAACACCGCCTGGGTGCCACCCAACTGTGGGATGGTGAAGAGCGGAGCGGAGGAGAATTGTGTCTGGAATCCCAAACGAATCATGATCATTGAAATCATCCGACCAACTTCAACCAGTGACAAAGAAGATGATGACGAAGACAATAACTACGACCACATTTACTAGGAAGACGATGAAAAAGACGATGACGAAGACAATGAAAAAGACAATGACGAAGACAATAACTACGACCACATTTACTACGAAGACGATGACGGCGAAGACGATGTCGACAGAGACCAATCAACCTCTGAATGTGTGATCCTGTGAACATGTGAGCTCTGCAAGCTATAACCTTTTTATTATGTATGTTCAGATGTAATTGTAACCAGCAAAATAAACGTCATGGTAAATCTGCGAAGCTGTTTTAACAAAGtgtcatgaaaatattttcatcttgAAAAATCTGCCTCTGAAACAAACGCTGCCACCTGTATACAGTGGAGGTGAATCAAATTTTATCGacaataaaaagattttaaatcGACTTCATTCTGTTTTTATATCACTCTTTATTGTGTCCAGGCAGCGTCAGGGTAACAAGGGCACTGTTGTCTTGGTACAACAGCTTTTGCATATTGTAAGTGATATTAATTCCTAGCCTCCCTTGTGTATCTCCCCTGAGGGTGGAGGTCACATGATGGATGATGGCGCATGGAGCATGCTCCCATGCTTCCTGGAGGCAGGTGCAGATGCAAATACGTCACTTCAATAACTAAACTGTTGCTACGGTCTGGATTtttaacaatgtcatttttgtaattttctggcggcatctggtggtacagttacaaaccgcaaccaactgagctactgacaggggacactttatggtggcgcaccgctgattccatgtccggtttccggcagcgtctgaaaattcaacgcgacgtgttctggaccgtttagttcaacaaccatattcaacacgacgtagaaacgGAGGTCGGTCcaactcatggaactatatctaactcatatATGACGagatatggacaatatattaaatttctgtgaataagttcttctaaatattacacactgtagctttaatgtcaATTACACGTGAGCATAGAAAAACATGGTTtgtaattaaatgtaaaatgaattcAGGCTCCTGTTCGTGTCGGTGAAGAATCCAGTTCAAAActtcaaaataacattttattgatgataaaaacaagcaaagcaAAGGTTGGtgtcttttttaattacaaCATTCAAGTATAAAATCATCTTTAAAGTACACATGCAGTTCCCTTAATATCCTTGAGATACATTACATACGTTGCCGTTGCATGAAAGATGAAACAGAACGTGGGCAAAACCCGACTCCTCGCGTTTCATTTGGCAATAAATTACACAGAATATGTGATGTCATTCATAAATTGACACtttcaacaaaagaagaagaagaaaaaaaacaaaactacagcATCAGGtcagtgttgtcttttttcccgCAACATAGAGCTGTCAGTTAAAGACGACGCGTCCTCGGGTCAGTGTTCGATCAGGTCAGATTGCAATGAGAAATGACTCGAGGGGAATGTTCGCTGgagatttaaaaaggaaaaggacgaGACAGAGAGTCACTGTACTGCTGCGATGACCaatgtgataaaacaaaaaacagagaaagattAAAGTTCAGGTCCACGGTTCGGTCCCTCCCCTTCGGCGGCATTTATCACGTCCGGGTCACGTCCGGGTCACGTCAGGGTCATGTCCGGGTCGCGTCAGGGTGGCGTCAGGGTGGCGTCAGGGTGGCGTCAGGGTCGCGTCCGGGTCGCGTCCGGGTCGCGTCAGGGTCGCGTCAGGGTCGCGTCAGGGTCGCGTCAGGGTGACGTCAGGGTGGCGTCAGGGTGACGTCAGGGTGACGTCAGGGTGGCGTCCGGGTCGCGTCCGGGTCGCGTCAGGGTCATGTCCGGGTCGCGTCAGGGTGGCGTCAGGGTGGCGTCAGGGTGGCGTCAGGGTGGCGTCAGGGTCGCGTCCGGGTCGCGTCAGGGTCGCGTCAGGGTGACGTCAGGGTGGCGTCAGGGTCGCGTCCGGGTCGCGTCCGGGTCGCGTCAGGGTCGCGTCAGGGTCGCGTCAGGGTCGCGTCAGGGTCGCGTCCGGGTGGCGTCAGGGTGGCGTCAGGGTCGCGTCAGGGTCGCGTCAGGGTCGCGTCAGGGTCGCGTCAGGGTCGCGTCAGGGTCACGTCCGGGTCGCGTCCGGGTCACGTCCGGGTCACGTCAGGGTCACGTCAGGGTCGCGTCAGGGTGACGTCAGGGTGGCGTCAGGGTGACGTCAGGGTGACGTCAGGGTGGCGTCCGGGTCGCGTCCGGGTCGCGTCAGGGTCATGTCCGGGTCGCGTCAGGGTGGCGTCAGGGTGGCGTCAGGGTGGCGTCAGGGTGGCGTCAGGGTCGCGTCCGGGTCGCGTCAGGGTCGCGTCAGGGTGACGTCAGGGTGGCGTCAGGGTCGCGTCCGGGTCGCGTCCGGGTCGCGTCAGGGTCGCGTCAGGGTCGCGTCAGGGTCGCGTCAGGGTCGCGTCCGGGTGGCGTCAGGGTGGCGTCAGGGTCGCGTCAGGGTCGCGTCAGGGTCGCGTCAGGGTCGCGTCAGGGTCGCGTCAGGGTCACGTCCGGGTCGCGTCCGGGTCACGTCCGGGTCACGTCAGGGTCACGTCAGGGTCGCGTCAGGTCGCGTCCGCTTGACGAAACGTGTCCTGTGGAAGCCTCCTCTAAAGAGACAAAACGTTACGTTTCAGTTCGGCGTTTCTGACCAAAGTGCATCAGCGTATTTCCTCCCACAACGTCAGTCAGCTGCTGCGTGAGGTCGGGATAGACATGATGATGCCTActtgcattatgggaaattgTGTTTCTGGATCTTCTGACTGTCTGTTCATTTCATCGTCAccaaagtgatttaaaaattCACCCCGTGGGACGTCGGGCGTCTCCGTCAAACCTCGTGGAAAATTCCTCCTCCAAGATGGAGGCTCGACTTCACCGACACTTAATCTCCAGAGACGAACGTCGCTTAAAAACTCTGGAAGTGTCGTCACCAGATTATTTACCCGTTTTGAAACCTTCGCCCGAAAGTTGAAAGACGCGAGAAACAGCAgcgaaggagaagaagaagaagaagaagaagaagaagaagaagaagaaagggactgattttctttttctttgtggcaCAAACCAAACAGCCGTGGGTTCTTTTAATCTGAACTAAACGCAGTCACCCACTTGTGATTTCAGAAGTTTCCTGGTATGTCGAGGATCATCTGGATCTTATTACAGCTAAACCAATTACGGAGGACTTGGTTTATGATGATGAGGGACCAGcagcaacagaagaaaaaaaaacagcataacacgagagagagacggtCAAAGTTTCACTCTCcaacaataaaagaaaggaaGCGTACTGTGTTTCCCGGCGTTTCCCTTTAAACCGCTTCTGTAAATGTCTTTAAACCGCAGAGTCGCGTCTGGCGGCCGCAGCAGAGAAAAGCTCAGCTGGTTAATGACTTTCTCACGATTGTGACGCCTCGTGACAGGAGCTGACGACGTCGGACAGACGGtcgagacacaaacacaacggcCTCGTTCGACTGATGCGTGGAGGCAGCGGCGGCCGTTCCGTCAGCGTTCCCAGGCTGGATTTGTGCGGCTGCTTCCGATGGCCCACGAGAGCGGAGGAACTTTTAAAGGGTcagtccgtttttttttttttttttactgtaatcaAATCCATCAATGTGTCGTTTTTTAGGGCgtttgaataaaaagaagaagttcGTACAAACTGTCTGCGTCTCTGGttccgtctgtctgtcggcAGCATCACTCCAAAACTACTGAACCCATTTCCATGAGATTCTGTGGCGGGACGCGACCCaaaggaagaacccattcaatttttgGAGTGGATCGCGCTTAGCGCTTGTAGTTCTACACCTCAGAGGTATAtagtttcatttttgtattatttgtggcagcaggtgtgtgtgtgtgtgtgtgtgtgtgtgtgtgtgtgtgtgtgtgtgtgtgtgtgtgtgtgtgtgtgtgtgtgtgtgtgtgtgtgtgtgtgtgtgtgtgtgtgtgtgtgtgtgtgtgtgtgtgtgtgtgtgtgtgtgtgtgtgtgtgtgtgtgtgacccagcAGCTTTTAGAAACAATGGAATAAGAAACACGCGGCGTTGATGTGCGCCAGTGGCACACGTTCAGTGTCTGCTCTGGTCTCTTCATGGGgctttttgaggaaaaaaaactaactacaGAATAACAGCAGACTTATTATTGAAGAATCTTCACCTGAGCAGCTGACGGATCCATCACCATAGTTCTTTTTCCTTCCCATTACGCCTCCAGTTAAGTGCTCGATACTTAAATAACTCTTTACCCATCATGCCAagtgtgtctttgtattttgCCCTGATTGAATAATGAACTCTTCACATAATGATGAAACTTAATGAGATATAtatcaccccccacccccacacgcCTTGAGATTTGCTACAGATAAATGTTGAGATCAATAGGAACATTCGGTTCTGGTGCCGGCtccgtcagtgtctgtcagcatGAAGCTGGGGTACCTTCATCATCCCTGGCTGCCTCAGCTGTGCTCTCTCATCCTCAGCCCCACCAGATCAGATGCTGTCATAGTCCGACTGCCGCCTGGCGGACTCGGCGAACCAATCGGCCACGAAGAACGACATGGAGCCCAGGAAACCGGCCACGACCAGGATGAGCAGCTgccagtgcagcagcaggtagtTGCTGTAGAAGAAGGCGAGCGCGGCCGTGATGgactgcagaggaaaacaacaacaacaacgcgtCATGATTTACAATCCAAATATATCAACGTCCGTCTCATATTCACCGCGTCGACTTAGTTTATGTGTTCACACGTCACCTGGATGAACTTGAACACGGCGAAGGCGGGAGCGCTGTTTTCGCGGAACATCAAACCGATGATGCTGAGGAGCTGAGTGTTGAAGCAGCTGTCGCCCAAACCcagcaggaagctgcagagCATCGCCACGGCAACACTGAGccgcaaaacacacaaacagtaaagTCAACAAGACGCCTCGGGGTTTCCTCACGTGGCCCAAAGATCCCTCAGGTCTGCTCGTACCTCGGGGTGATGTAGGCCTGCTGGTCAGTTCCCGCCTCCGGGGCCAGAGGAGCGTCGCTGGCAATGTTCAGGAAAATCAGGTAGAAGGCGACAAAGTGAGTGACGAGGCCCAGCAGCACCACGGGGTTCCTCCCGAACCGCTGGCTCTTGTTCAGCATCCCAAACACGCCCCCTCCTGGCCACACAGAGGACGGACAAAGTGAACAAACCTGTGCAGAACTCGTGACGCTGCTCGGGCCGTTGTGCTCGGCCTCTCGGAGGACTCACCTAGGATCTCGCCTATGCCGATGAAAATCCCGGAGATGCCGATCAGACTCTTCGCATCTTTGCCGAAGCCCGTCATGGCTCCGATACACGTCCCGTACACACCGCTGTAAAAGGTGAGCTCCAAACCTGACGGATCACAGACGGAGCACAGTTACATCCTCCACGTCCATCTGAGTTTGACTCAAACCTCCGCTGGCAGCACATGTCTCAACACACCCACCTGTGTATCCGATGGAGAtgctgagcagcagcatctctctgGTGACAAATATCTTACACCCTTGAACTGCAAAACGACAAAGTGGGTGTTAATATGAGAGACAGTTTTTGCCAAAACCTCATGACACAGAGGTTCATCTGGTAAAACTTACGAAAAGCGTCCAGAGCTTGTGAGCAGAGGCCGGGGCGAGGTGAACTGCgagggagggaaacagagagCTGCAAGATGAGACGCGGTCGACAACCGGAAGGTTTGGTCTTAAAAATATTTCCCAGGACCTTTACTGGCCTGTAAAAACTaacaaaaggacaaacacacGCCGAACCAGACCCACCTCTCGACGGACTCTATGGACTCGGCCTGCAGCAGGGACTCGGTCACCTCGGAGGGAGACGGCTGCCGGTCCGGCTTCCGgatcaggaagaagaggaagcagccGACCAGGCTGATCACCGTGAGAGAGATGAacaccgtctgtctgtctttgtctgacacaaacaaacgcGAGTGAGTTGGTCTCTTCAAACGTGAGAAGTCAGCGTGGAAA from the Scophthalmus maximus strain ysfricsl-2021 chromosome 17, ASM2237912v1, whole genome shotgun sequence genome contains:
- the LOC118288982 gene encoding uncharacterized protein LOC118288982 — encoded protein: MNRFQWAEDDFDLPAGAVRLGPSEPAPVSGRTYVMYHGTTRKNAGLIKATGFRQSAGGMLGRGVYLSRDLKKASRYPIEHPESDRVVITVVVKVGKVVAINHQGHPLQKSWHDHGYNTAWVPPNCGMVKSGLEENCVWDPNHITIIKLIQPTPVSNSVRLGPSEPAPVSCRSYVMYHGTTREKAWSIQATGFRQSAGGMLGCGVYLSRDLEKASRYPLRHPESDRVVIKVVVNVGNVVAINHQGHPLQKSWHDHGYDTAWVPPNCGMVKSGAEENCVWNHKRIQIIATIQPTPVSNSGWYGNMRPILQDLQKGIPIGCAIWPILSVMGMNLLISAAEHVTVGVLETGFVQPALRGFMDDITIYVSNVQARWALETLDNEATWARMTFKGLPPPPPPPPEPECSQNDAHAHTLHSWTNLLSLCTVANNRAADADMSRFRWAEDDSDLPSGAVRLGHSEPVSGRTYVMYHGTTRDHAWSIQDTGFHQSVGGMLGRGVYLTRDLEKASRYPIGHPESDRVVIKVVVKVGKVVAINRQGHPLQKSWHDHGYNTAWVPPNCGMVKSGAEENCVWNPKRIQIIKLIRPISTNDDDEDPVSDRTYVMYHGTTRKNAGLIKATGFRQSAGGMLGRGVYLSRDLKKASRYPIDHPESDRVVIKVVVNVGKVVAINHQGHPLQKSWHDHGYNTAWVPPNCGMVKSGAEENCVWNPKRIMIIEIIRPTSTSDKEDDDEDNEKDNDEDNNYDHIYYEDDDGEDDVDRDQSTSECVIL
- the mfsd11 gene encoding UNC93-like protein MFSD11, which produces MTPEGKMLLNIVILGFGFMFMFTAFQTCGNIEQTVIKSFNSTEFHGSGYTSMAIIYGVFSASNLIAPSVVTVIGPQLSMFFSGLLYSGYIAMFIYPYTWSFYTASVLVGVGAAVLWTAQGNVLAINSTDNTIGRNSGIFWALLQFSLFFGNLYIYFSWHGHVHITDKDRQTVFISLTVISLVGCFLFFLIRKPDRQPSPSEVTESLLQAESIESVESSPRPGLCSQALDAFLQGCKIFVTREMLLLSISIGYTGLELTFYSGVYGTCIGAMTGFGKDAKSLIGISGIFIGIGEILGGGVFGMLNKSQRFGRNPVVLLGLVTHFVAFYLIFLNIASDAPLAPEAGTDQQAYITPSVAVAMLCSFLLGLGDSCFNTQLLSIIGLMFRENSAPAFAVFKFIQSITAALAFFYSNYLLLHWQLLILVVAGFLGSMSFFVADWFAESARRQSDYDSI